From Streptomyces sp. NBC_00370, a single genomic window includes:
- a CDS encoding response regulator transcription factor: MIRVLLADDETIIRAGVRSILTTEPDIEVVAEAADGRAAVELARKHRPDVALLDIRMPEMDGLAAAGELRTTNPDTGVIMLTTFGEDKYIERALDQGVAGFLLKASDPRDLISGVHAVASGGSCLSPLVARRLMTELRRAPGPRSQLSGERTTTLTKREQEVLGMLGAGMSNAEIADRLHLVEGTIKTYVSAILNQLGVRNRVQAAIIAYEAGLVER; encoded by the coding sequence ATGATTCGCGTACTGCTCGCCGATGACGAAACCATTATCAGGGCCGGAGTCCGCTCCATCCTGACCACCGAACCGGACATCGAGGTCGTGGCCGAGGCCGCGGACGGACGTGCGGCGGTCGAACTGGCCCGCAAACACCGCCCTGATGTGGCCCTGCTCGACATCCGTATGCCGGAGATGGACGGCCTGGCGGCCGCCGGTGAACTCCGGACCACCAATCCGGACACCGGGGTGATCATGCTGACCACCTTCGGCGAGGACAAGTACATCGAACGGGCCCTGGACCAGGGGGTGGCCGGCTTCCTGCTGAAGGCGTCCGACCCCCGGGACCTCATCTCCGGGGTGCACGCCGTGGCGTCCGGCGGCTCCTGCCTGTCCCCGCTCGTGGCACGGCGGTTGATGACGGAGCTGCGCCGCGCCCCGGGGCCCCGCTCGCAGCTTTCGGGCGAGCGCACCACGACGCTCACCAAGCGCGAGCAGGAGGTGCTGGGCATGCTCGGCGCCGGGATGTCGAACGCGGAGATCGCCGACCGGCTCCACCTGGTGGAAGGCACCATCAAGACCTATGTGAGCGCCATCCTGAACCAACTCGGCGTCCGCAACCGGGTGCAGGCGGCGATCATCGCCTACGAGGCGGGACTGGTGGAGCGGTAG